The Humulus lupulus chromosome 4, drHumLupu1.1, whole genome shotgun sequence genome has a window encoding:
- the LOC133832678 gene encoding transcriptional activator ptaB-like: protein MQEELATLSANQDNVVETMVLQQREIDWQRRELNEWQANMDCWQRDATIALEVAIQLARGQLAPTSQPNQPPSSHPQQNLQSERPQYHHNPPQPRSPQGAEQPPAAQQERQAHNPDRNNKQQPPSRSG from the coding sequence atgcaagaggaattagctactCTAAGTGCTAATCAAGATAATGTGGTTGAAACGATGgtgctgcagcaaagggagattgactgGCAGCGCCGAGAGCTGAATGAGTGGCAAGCTAACATGGATTgttggcagagagatgccacaatAGCTTTAGAAGTGGCCATccagttggctcgaggacaacTAGCACCAACCTCCCAACCAAATCAGCCACCTAGTTCTCACCCTCAACAAAATCTGCAGTCAGAGCGTCCCCAGTATCATCACaatccaccacaaccaaggagtCCTCAAGGAGCAGAACAACCTCCCGCTGCTCAACAGGAAAGACAAGCCCATAATCCTGACAGAAACAACaagcagcaaccaccctctcgaTCTGGTTGA
- the LOC133832679 gene encoding trans-resveratrol di-O-methyltransferase-like gives MGSQGINSSELSQGQAHLYKHMLSYATPMSLKCAIQLGIPNIIHNNGQGQGQPITLPELVSALQLAPAQTGFLYRLMRLLVHSDLFTAKKVISQNEEEVDAYGLTPSSRLLLTNNGNNEVTSLCPYVLAVLDPSTVTSFHFLGSWFQQKDATPSPHTSPPVSLVPPPPIHTPSRLTSAPPSTIISTSPTPLANIHFLLNTTQIHYNAKLV, from the coding sequence ATGGGTTCTCAAGGAATTAACAGCAGTGAGTTATCCCAAGGTCAAGCCCATTTGTACAAGCATATGTTATCCTACGCAACACCCATGTCTCTAAAATGTGCAATTCAACTAGGCATACCAAACATAATCCACAACAATGGCCAAGGCCAAGGCCAACCCATTACTCTCCCTGAGTTGGTCTCTGCCCTTCAACTTGCTCCAGCTCAAACTGGTTTCCTTTACCGTCTGATGCGCCTATTAGTACACTCTGACTTGTTCACAGCAAAGAAAGTTATTAGCCAAAATGAAGAAGAAGTAGATGCATATGGTCTCACACCTTCATCTAGATTACTTCTCACTAATAATGGTAATAATGAGGTCACAAGCTTGTGCCCCTATGTTCTTGCCGTGCTTGATCCTTCTACTGTAACTTCATTCCATTTCCTTGGAAGTTGGTTCCAGCAGAAAGATGCAACTCCAAGTCCACACACCTCCCCGCCTGTTTCCCTTGTTCCTCCTCCTCCAATCCACACACCTTCTCGTCTAACCTCAGCCCCACCATCTACAATAATCTCCACCTCACCCACACCGCTAGCCAATATCCACTTTTTACTGAACACAACCCAGATTCATTATAATGCCAAATTAGTTTGA